The nucleotide sequence GCACCGGAGGCCCGGCCCGACAGTGCGGCCCGGGCCGCTTCACAGGTCCGAGGGGAACGGACTTGCCCTGGCGGCGTCAGCCATACGATTCAGCCGGTCCACCTCCACGATGTCGATGCCGGTGACCCTCAGCGCACTTGCCAGCCCGGCGCCGTAGGAGCCGGTGCCTTCAACGCCGACGGGGTGACGGTACCGAACGACTGCAACCACGACACCAGGCGTCGGTGGCCGCCGGCACCGGTGGTGTACTCCTCGACGCCTAGCAGCCGCCGATGTCGTCGAGCGCAGCGGTGACGTACACGTCCAGGTGGGTATCCACGCCGCCGGTCACGGCCAAGCGCTGGTTCTACGATGGTCATCGCCCTCCCTTCCGTCTCAGGTGGCCAAGGGGTGGCACGCAGCGAGCCCGGACGGCGGTCACTGAAGCGGTCGACTGATCCAGCAGCCGCCCGCTTCACGCCGCCCGACCGGTGCGGCCGGCAGTTGATCATCTAGGCACTGGGCCGACGGGTTGTTGCGAAGACAACGCGCCGCGTCAGCCAGTCCTCGGGTCAGGCCAAGGCCAGAGGATTGACCGTAGTGAGCACCGCCTCCGGACCGGTGGATGGTCGATCACCCTTCCCCGTACATCCTCCCCGCCAGTTTTCGTTCGGTTGTTCCTCACGGGCCGTACACGCCAGTAGCCGCCACGTTGGCCGCACTCACCACCCGTCCCCCGTCACGATCGAGCCTCTACCGGGCTCCCGTAGGCCGCTTCCCGCCTCCCTGGGCGCAGGGAGGCCACGACGGCCACCCGGGTCCAAGCGCGCAGCGAAGCCGGCCGGTCAGCCGGGCCCGATGTCGCACCACCCCCCGTACCGTCTGGAGCGAGGAGAAGAAAAGCCGATGTCCAGTGGTTTCCGGTTCCGGGCTCCAGGTCGCGAGGCGGTCGATCCGCGGAGCCGCTACGGCAATTTCGACCAGCACGTAGTCGTCTTCCGGGCTTGGGGCTAGTACCTGCCCTCGTAGGCGATCTTGATGGCTCGGCCGTTTTTGCTGGCGGTGCCCGGGGAGAGGACGTTGGTCTTCAGGGTGGCTTCGGCGGTGGCGGGGGAGACAGTGGTGTTGCTCGACAGGTACAGGGCGCCGGCCCCGGCGGCGTGGGGGGAGGCCATCGAGGTTCCCGACATGGTTGCGGTGCCGCCGTTGTTGTAGGTCGACTGGATGCTGACGCCCGGGGCCCAGATGTCGACGCAGGACCCGTAGTTGCTCCAGGACGGTTCCTTGTTGGCCGAGTCGGTGGCGGCGACGGTGATGATGCCGTTGTTGGTGCCGGCGCCGGCTCGGGCGGGAGAATAGTTGCAGGCGTTGGCTCCGCTGTTGCCAGCGGCGACCACGTAGAGGTACCCGTTGCTGGCTGACTTGCGGACGGCGTCGTCGAGCGCCTTGGACGTGCTTCCTCCGAGGCTCATGTTGACCACTGCCGGCTTCTTTGCGTAGCTGGTGACCCAGTCGACGGCGGCGATGATGTTGGAGGTGTATCCGCTGCCGTTGCAGTCGAGGACCTTCAGTCCGATCAGGGCCACGCCTGGGGCGGCCCCGACGACCGCGCTGGTGTTGTCCCTCGCTCCAACAGTGCCAGCGACGTGGGTGCCGTGGCCGTTGCAGTCGTAGTTCTTGCCGTCGCCGGTCCAGTTGCCGTGGGCGACGAGGTTGAGGTCGGGGTGGGTGGAGATGCCGGTGTCGATGACGTAGGCGTTCACCCCGCTGACGCTGCCCGTGCCGTTGCCGGCCAGGGTGGAGCTGACGTCGGCGTCGATGCGGTCGATCCCCCACGGGATCGTCTGCGCTGAGGCGGTCGCGGTCCCGTCGGCCTCGACGTAGGCGACCCGCGGGTCGGCCCGCAGGTTGGCCAACCGTGCTGAGGGGATGCGGGCGGCGTAGCCGTTGAGCGCGGTGCTGTACACGTGGCTCACCTCGGCGTTGAAGCGTCGGTTGTGGTCATCGGCGACCTGACGCTGGTTGCTGCCGTCGCGCAGAACGACGATGTAGCTCCCAGGAGCACCTTCCGGGGGTGCCGGAACAGCTTGGCTGACACCGGGAACCGTCAAGGCCACTGCGAACACGGTGCCGGCGACAAAGAACTTGGGCAAAACGGGCATGTCAGTGACCTTCCGCCGGGTTGTGGACTTATCGGCGAGCGCCTCGCCGAACTGGAGGGGCCACCGAACTGGAGGGGCCCGTGCCGACGTCGACCCGACACGGGTGAGGTTTAGGGTCCCCTTAGCGCTGAGGGCGGCTGGGAGGGGCATCCTTGGTGCGGTGGGACTGCATCGGTTGTTTGCTGTCGGGCTGTGGCTGGCGGCCACGGTGGCGTCGACGGCCATGGTGTGGGCAGCGACGTCGATCGTCGCCGCTGATGTGACGGACCGCCCTGCGCCGGTCGTCGCCCATGACGACGTGGTGAGCGAGCTGGAGGCTGGTTCGTCGGTAATCGGGATGACGACGACCAGCACCACCCGGGCGGTGAGCGGTCCGGCCTCGACCGTTCCGGCCTCTGGTCAGGCGGCGGCGCCTGCGGGCCCGAATTTGCCGTTG is from Acidimicrobiales bacterium and encodes:
- a CDS encoding S8 family peptidase, which gives rise to MAVDATVAASHSPTANNRCSPTAPRMPLPAALSAKGTLNLTRVGSTSARAPPVRWPLQFGEALADKSTTRRKVTDMPVLPKFFVAGTVFAVALTVPGVSQAVPAPPEGAPGSYIVVLRDGSNQRQVADDHNRRFNAEVSHVYSTALNGYAARIPSARLANLRADPRVAYVEADGTATASAQTIPWGIDRIDADVSSTLAGNGTGSVSGVNAYVIDTGISTHPDLNLVAHGNWTGDGKNYDCNGHGTHVAGTVGARDNTSAVVGAAPGVALIGLKVLDCNGSGYTSNIIAAVDWVTSYAKKPAVVNMSLGGSTSKALDDAVRKSASNGYLYVVAAGNSGANACNYSPARAGAGTNNGIITVAATDSANKEPSWSNYGSCVDIWAPGVSIQSTYNNGGTATMSGTSMASPHAAGAGALYLSSNTTVSPATAEATLKTNVLSPGTASKNGRAIKIAYEGRY